In Dama dama isolate Ldn47 chromosome 20, ASM3311817v1, whole genome shotgun sequence, a single window of DNA contains:
- the LOC133040235 gene encoding SS18-like protein 2 → MLVAFVLDWLRGKAEVNQETIQRLLEENDQLIHCIAEYQNKSQANEYIQYQHVLHRNLIYLATIADANPTSAS, encoded by the coding sequence ATGTTGGTGGCTTTCGTACTGGACTGGCTGAGAGGGAAGGCAGAAGTCAATCAGGAGACCATCCAGCGGCTCCTGGAGGAGAATGACCAGCTGATCCACTGTATTGCAGAATATCAGAACAAAAGCCAGGCAAATGAGTACATCCAGTACCAGCATGTGTTACACAGAAATCTCATTTATTTGGCTACCATCGCAGATGCCAACCCAACCAGTGCTTCATAA